The genome window CTCCACGAGTATAATTTTCCATTCATCAAAATTTACGCCCGCCATGGTCGTACAAAAGTGTTTACTATTCTCGGGCAGCGCGACATAGGCCAATCCAAATCCAGCAAAGGCGCCCAATAATTGACAGGCTATGTAGCATAGCATCAGTTCCCATTCCATCACGCCCACAATAGTGGCGCTCACGCTGACCCATGGATTGATATGAGCGCCACTGAGGAAGGCGAACGTATGTATTGCTGCTGCATAGGAGAATCCCCAGCCTAATGATACTTCACTATATGATTTTGAAAACTGCGCTATCGAGCATCCAAGCGTCATTAACATTGCTGTGCCCGTAAATTCGGCTGCCAGTTTCTTCGCTAAATCCAGATCCCATTTAAAATTCCCCATTTTGTATTCGTATATAATTTGTTGAACTGACTGCTCGAAGTGAACTAAATTTCTAGAAATAATGCCTGCATGCGATGAGAAAATTTTAGTTTCAAACTGACGCGCCTATTGAGAtcaagttatcgataacatgcCTTTAAAATTTCCAACTAAATTTGACTGCGTGGCAGCGCTGCTCCCTAAATTTCTTGCGCCATCTATGTTGACTGTATGTAAGCTTCATCACCCTTGTATTTCTGCTGCCATATATGATAAATGTATGAAAATTTATCACTTTTCCATTTCTGGCGCCATTTACGTCAAATGTGTCGAAATTTTGTCACTCCTATTTCTTGCGCCAAATATGTTAATTGTATGGACATTTTGTCAGTCTTCTATTTATTATGCCATCTATGTTATATGTGTCGAAGTTTTAAGCTTTTCTGTTTTAGGCGCCATCTATGTTAAATGTATGGAAAAATAGTCACGATTCTATTtctggcgccatctatggtAAATGTATGGAAATTTTGTCACTCgttataaactaaataatcCTGTGTGGCAACACTGTTACACTTACCCGCTTATTCGTCGCCACCCTTCTTGGTGGTGCTCGACTCAATGTCACCTTGCAGATAGAGGAAACGCCACGCTACTGCCAAAAGTGCAGCAGTAATTGGCGGCACCAccatgtaaatgtaaatgtaatcCCAAAAGCTATCTGCAATCGCAGGCCACAGCGAACGGAATGGATTCATGCTGGCGCCAGTGTAACCACCCTGCAAAATacgtatacatacataaattgcAGATATcgataattattttaaatgtaacttACACCCGCCAAAGTGCTAGCGGCGACCACAATGCCTATCCGCAATGATATTGTCTCCAACAACTCCTCATTAGCCACATTCCACGATGCACACATGGCCAGCACCCAAGCTCCAGTCATATAAAACTCGAGCAGTATCGATTTCCACCAGGGATCGATAGAAATTCGGGTCACGCAAAATCCGGACGCGTTATCGCGTCGAACGATGCCGTAGGCGACACCGAATCCTGCAGCAGAGCCTAGTAATTGCATCAATATATACAAGAAACCATCGAGAACTTCCACTTGTTGCATTATCATAGCGGCAATGGAAATGCACGGATTAATATGCGCTCCAGACAATATTCGAAACGCTTGAGTTGCCGCAATCACGGAGCCTCCCCAGCCAACAGCGTATGGTAAATACGCCATTGACCAA of Drosophila nasuta strain 15112-1781.00 chromosome 3, ASM2355853v1, whole genome shotgun sequence contains these proteins:
- the LOC132791732 gene encoding aquaporin-2-like, with the protein product MGNFKWDLDLAKKLAAEFTGTAMLMTLGCSIAQFSKSYSEVSLGWGFSYAAAIHTFAFLSGAHINPWVSVSATIVGVMEWELMLCYIACQLLGAFAGFGLAYVALPENSKHFCTTMAGVNFDEWKIILVEFMLCGFLLFAYCAIWDKRSKAAYDSYSLRIGFIIAALCFAGHYHGGCSVNFFRSLAPAVVQLKFDGLWAYFVGQLVAAILVPVLWRFVIADEKPEPME
- the LOC132791731 gene encoding aquaporin AQPAe.a-like — protein: MTKFNKELLINLIAEFLASMLVQFAGCGVTNYWSGSWSKGWSMAYLPYAVGWGGSVIAATQAFRILSGAHINPCISIAAMIMQQVEVLDGFLYILMQLLGSAAGFGVAYGIVRRDNASGFCVTRISIDPWWKSILLEFYMTGAWVLAMCASWNVANEELLETISLRIGIVVAASTLAGGGYTGASMNPFRSLWPAIADSFWDYIYIYMVVPPITAALLAVAWRFLYLQGDIESSTTKKGGDE